The DNA region TTGCCATCATCACCTCAGTGGCGTTATCTTCCCTATATGCGTTTTGGACTAATTGCCAACGTCAGTCGTTACGGTGCCGGTGATGCCGTTATGGCCTTTCTCGAATGGGCGCGTAAGGGTAACCACAAGGTCGTTATTTCCGATGAACACCGGCAAGTAGGCGATGATACTCACACATACCTCTCCCGCGATGCGGTCGCTGCTGAAGTCGATATCTTGGTTTCGATGGGAGGAGACGGCACACTGCTGGCCTCGGCCCGTGCCGTGGGCGCTACGAGAACTCCTCTTCTGGGGATCAACCTCGGGTCTCTTGGGTTTTTAACCCAGTTGATGCCCGAACATCTTACGAGCGCTCTGGATGCTGTGGTCGATGGAAACTACCAAGTCGAAGAGCGGATGCTGCTCAAGGCAACAATCGAGGGGGGACAGGAACTATCAAAGCCCTATGCCCTCAATGATATCGTAGTGGATAAGGGGGCTATCAGCCGTCTGATTGAAATCCGTTTTCGCGTCAACGGTGAGGATATTGTCACTTACCGCGCCGATGGTCTGGTGATCGCCACCCCGACCGGTTCGACCGCTTATTCGCTTGCTGTAGGGGGTCCGATTATGCATCCGAAGATGAAGGGAATAATTGCTTCCCCGATTTCATCACATTCGCTTTCGACCCGACCGATGGTTTTTGACGCCGACGATGTTCTGGAGTTGACGGTCAAGTCCGAGGAACGTGTGGCCGGACTGACGCTTGACGGCCAGGTGATGGCGCCGCTTATGGACACAGCCCGAGTGACGATTACCAAGGCGGAGTTCACAGCTCAGTTTATTGTTCTCCCAGAGAACTCTTTTTTTAAGGTCCTGCGCAACAAACTCCACTGGGGCGTCCCACCACTCACCAAACGGTAGGTAGCTTCGCCGCTATATATGTCCTTCATCCAATCAGGCAATGGCTGTGAGCTGAGTCGAGGGACGGCACGCAAAAATGTCTTGCGCATTGGGACCATTGGATATACAATAACCACCGATAGCGGGAGTAACTCAGCTGGTAGAGTAACAGCCTTCCAAGCTGTTCGTCGCGAGTTCGAACCTCGTCTCCCGCTTTTTTTTGTATCAGGCTCGATTAAGATATGTAGAGAT from Candidatus Zixiibacteriota bacterium includes:
- a CDS encoding NAD(+)/NADH kinase, which encodes MRFGLIANVSRYGAGDAVMAFLEWARKGNHKVVISDEHRQVGDDTHTYLSRDAVAAEVDILVSMGGDGTLLASARAVGATRTPLLGINLGSLGFLTQLMPEHLTSALDAVVDGNYQVEERMLLKATIEGGQELSKPYALNDIVVDKGAISRLIEIRFRVNGEDIVTYRADGLVIATPTGSTAYSLAVGGPIMHPKMKGIIASPISSHSLSTRPMVFDADDVLELTVKSEERVAGLTLDGQVMAPLMDTARVTITKAEFTAQFIVLPENSFFKVLRNKLHWGVPPLTKR